Sequence from the Nasonia vitripennis strain AsymCx chromosome 5, Nvit_psr_1.1, whole genome shotgun sequence genome:
TAAAATGCTTATCGACCCTGTAATAATTACAGAAGATAATCACCGAAAGTTTCCCTCCCAACAATAAAAATCCGTTCTAGCAACGTTCGCtaattgaaatatttcgagTCGACCCGAAATTTACGACGCGTCATAAACGAACGGCATTCTGCGATAGCCTCTCCGAACCCCCATAAAGCACGCCTCGCTTAGAGTTCCCCGAAAGGCAGCAAGAGGTTTCCTTCTCGCCACCATTTTCCTGGCGGTTGCCGCATACTAAATCCTCCGGCGGCGTTGTTCActctctccctcccctctTATCTCGTCCTCGTTCCCGACACGCGCGTTTCGGTCGAGgcgcgcgtgcgcgaaaaTCACCGGCGGGAAGACGCGACTGCAGCGCCCCCACGCGGTTTAGTTCGTAGCACGATCGACGAGCGCGGAGCGAGGCTGCGCCATTGTTGCGCGAGAGGTGCTGCTGGCGAGAGACAGCGCGGTGAAAGAGAGGGCCGCGTCCAGGCCACAAGTTAGTTTTATTTCGAGGAGCATTTTCACGACGCCCTGGGTTGGTGATCGAGAGGATAGGAAGCTTCTCCGTCGAGGACGCGCGCTGCCTGTGATATTTTCGTACCTTATTAGCGCCGCGCTGAGGTGAGTGACGttgcgaaaaaaatttctGCGTCGCGAGTCGGAACGATTTGTTATTGTTTAAAGTCTGGTTTGCGCGAAAAAAGTGTCGTGTTTTGAGATCGATTGGTCGGAGTGATTGGAAGACTCGCGAACGAAGGACGGGCGTTTCCTCTGCGACCACGCCGCGACGCCACAACGGCCTTATACGTTTTCCTGCTGATAGCTGGCTTCTCCGTGTTCTCGAGTGTGTTCATACTCTTGCGCGATTTAATTGCGACGTTTTCGCAAAAAAATCAGGACGATTCGAGTGTTCCGAAGCCGTCACGGGCCGTGGCATTTTCCGAGGAATTTTCTCGGCGCGGAGCTTCGCCATTTTGTCCGACTCAGGCTTCCAGGGCGGCCATGTTTGTGccccgccgccgctgccgcctcGCGGCTTCGCTTTTCTAGTCAGCGAGCGTCGCTTTTTCGAAGAGACTTTAAATCTCGTGcgagttatttattattgttttttctcGGCCCTGACGGTTCTTCGGCGCACTTGTGGATCCTTTGTGTTTTTTTATGCTAatgagagggggggggggtcggaGGGGGGAAACATGTCGAGGGTAACGCGCACCGGACGAGTCCATGTTTTAATGATGACCTTATTTGAATTTACCAGTTTTCTTAACTGACAATCGACTTCGACTATTTATCggtttttttaaacattctcGGAATATTCGCGGATTTAAAATTTCACGAAAAATCGTTCGCATTCGTCATTCTCGAAAAAAGCCGAATCAACACGTATCTTTGAAAAAAGCCGGTCtacccacgcacagcgatcCCCCCCTTCGGACGAGTTCATTATCCAGCGgttttctctccctcgcacGCCGGCGGCGTCTCCGAAATCCGCCGGCCGCTGACGTAATTTTGCGCTGTCGTTgagataataatataaatagatTATGCAAGCAGTCCGCGCACCGCGTGCTATGCCGCCGGTGCCCCACCTCgccctttttttattttgcgacAACGACCCCGCTGCTTCGGTGTACTTATCGATCGCGTCGGTGCTGCCGCCAGAGAAAGGCTTGATTGATTTTCGCAACGTCGTAGAgggaggggagagagagagagagagagagcgagagcgaatttTAGGAGCTTGTTTTACGAGCGGTTTTTTTTCACTTGATTGGACGTAATTGTGGCTATTATCGCGATCTTGGCTAATCTTGGAGGATATTGCTGATTTGGAAAGATAAAATTGTTTCTAATCGCTTCCGGTAACGTGAaatgtattgttttttcttgaagagatttaaaaactttaaaatttgTTGCGTAGAAGAACCAACGCGGGCGTCTCGGTCGGCCATTAGTCAATCGAAAAAGGGTTTTTCGTGCAGCAACAGCGGGCAGCAGCAGTTGCCCCGCTGGCAAACCCGCATTTTGCGgtgttgctgctgcagcagcttctctctctccctctcgcgttCTTTCGTCTCGAAACTACCGACGGCGCATGCGCGCGTCGTCCTCCCGCATCATCCCCACTCGCGGCGCTCACggtttctctcttcctctcccgCGCGGTTGCGACCGCGGCTTTCCGAAGAGCCAGAACCGGCCAGACACGCACAAAGGGAAAGGCCCGCGACGCGCTTGCATCACTCGGCCATTTTGGAAGCTTCCACGCCGCGCAAGCTTTCTGTGCCGGCGACGCTTCTGTAGTTTCGCGTCGTAATCTCGCGTGGAGAAGAGAAACGCAGACTCGATGTTAGCGATTAGGAGGAGGTAGTCCAGAGAGATTGTTTTCCAAGACTAAAGGTGGACGCGTCCCTTTTTGACTGCTGTTACAGAAGCGAGAGGGAAAGATGGAGGACGACCAGCAGTTCTGCCTTAGGTGGAACAACCACCAGAGCACTATCATACAGAACTTCGACACACTACTCGAGTCCGGCACCCTAGTTGATTGCACGCTGGCGGCGGAGGGGAAGTACCTAAAGGCCCACAAAGTCGTCCTCTCCGCCTGCAGTCCGTACTTTGAGGTGAGTCTATTTTTCTCTACATTTATTtacatctatatatatttggtataagaaaagaaaaagacgtTTTAGAGCAAGTTCAATTGCCCGTAGTCTTACGAAAATCGCCCAGTGATCGTACAAAAagtttgtgtaaaaaagtAATTCCATGCACGATCACTCTGCGAAAATCGCGAAACCAACTCAATGAGCGTCTAGATATTCGCGTGGTAGCGCGTTCGCAAATTTTTTCGTCTAGCTCAGCTCTCCCAGGAGTGGAGAGACGGATCAATACTCTCCCCCAGTCTTGAGTGTACGCTGCCAGTAAAAAGCGTAAAATTCAGTCTGCTGCAGATTTGCAGTTCCCATTCAATTCAGCACTTTTTGCCATCATTTAAATTCGTGATTTTCGGCTCTTTCTAAATATTCAATTCGGAGCAGCACGCTATGACTCAACGAAAAATTTGGTTCCCCCtttgaaagaaaagaaagagaaaaaaatttgccGAGAGAAAGGAATAAAGAAATGAAAGACCCAGTCACGCATTAAAAACTCGGTTTCGCGAACAGCCGGCGGCATTCGTTCCCCGTAGTTTCCATTACAATTCTTTGTGTCCGGCTCTCCTCGGTAGTACTTGTCCCCAtctccctctttctcgctctcgagtCAGATCAATACCATACCAAATAGAGGAGAGGCAGCAGCTCGCTCGACACAAAATGGCGCAGCGAACGTCCCGCCCAGCCAGACAGAGACGGAGAAAAACAGGCAGggggagcagcagcagcagcttctccCCACCTTTTCGCGGCTCAGCGTCTggtttcctctctctctctctctctctctctcgctcgctcgctcgctttacGCCTGATCAATACCCAGGGAAAGCAAGATGGCCGCTCCTTTCCAGGGCACTTGCTCCCCCCTGCCGTTTGCCTGGGATTTTACTGGACtggaggagcgagagagagagaggggggaccGACGCGCAAGCCTcgtttttccttcctctcctTCGCCTCTCCTCTCGCGCTACCACTGCTACTTGAACCTTTTGTAGGACGACGCGGAGAGCTTGGAACGCTTCCACGATGGGATTATATTATATGCGCCGAGAGAgtgcttttccttttttcccgTGGTTCTTTTTGCTTGATTTACGATTTAGGTTTATTGCTCCGAGTGAGAGAAAGGAGGCGCGCACAGAGTTTTTGTGGTTTGAGGGAGGTAGGAAAATTCAGGTCAGAGAGCTCTGACGAGCAACTGCATTTTTCCGGCTCGCGGTGTTTACTGTTATGAAACGGTGAAAGCTGATGGAAAATTCGGTTTACAGTTTTTCCTCGTTATTATAATGCGGCTGCGCTGAGTTATTTAGGTCTCGATAGATCGATGTACTGAGCAACATCCGAAAAATTCTAGTCTGTGTACTTTGGTTTTAGAGACCTGATAAGATTAGACCTGAACTCGTTCGGTTATCGATTGAAAACCATACGTTCTCGACGCTCATAGAGTTTTATTGACGATGACttgtagagagaaaaaaacagcgATAGGCACAAAGGAATAAAgactaaaatgaaaaaatttcttcTCGATTACAGGGTCTCTTGAGCGAACACTACGACAAACACCCTGTGTTCATTCTCAAGGATGTAAAATTCAAAGAACTGAAGGCCATGATGGACTACATGTACAGGGGAGAAGTTAATATCTCCCAGGATCAGCTGACGGCATTGCTGAAGGCTGCCGAGTCACTACAAATCAAGGGCCTGTCGGACAGCAGGACGGACAAGGGGACCGGTAACACCGGCAACACTACGACCGGGGGCAGCAAAGACAACACAAGGCCAGCGAAAACGGCGAGCTCGACGGCCGCCGCATCGGCCTCCGCTGCCGCGGTCGACATTCCACACACGTCTTCCGGTCTTACCATAGAGAAGAACAGCAAAGTTCCTAGGCAGAGTATACAGCAGGTCTCCGTTAGTGATCAGCTAGAGAACTCGGCCAGTCCTCAACTCAGGGGTCACTCATCCAGGTAAAAACTCGTTTTCCTTACAACTGATCGCTTTAATTTCAACATTTGATTTTAATGTCTTTATTTCTGTTTACAGGGAAGGATCACAAAGTCCAACACGTAAAAGAAAGAGGCTGCGAAGGCGAAGTCTCGGTAACGATGACAATTCCATGGAAAACCATGAGGCATCAAACTCCAGCGACGTTAACATGACCGCACCAGCACTCGGTGTCGCGCCTGTTGCAGAAGAGAAAAGCCAAGCCGATCCTGCGGATTCGATCGGCAGGTCAGCCCTCATGCAACAGTTAACGAAACCGGCGGACGAGATGCTACAggtaaaaatcaaaacatcTTACTCTTCTTCAAAACCAAATGGAAGTATGCATTTGGTGCCAGCGTTCTAAAAGGGTTGGGTGGTCTAACCTTGTCTCTTTCGCTTCGTTGGGAGATCATACTTCGTATTTTATCCTTCTGCACGAGATTTATTATTCTGTTTCTGCGGAGTGGAAACGATACGAGACAcaatttttcttaataaaaaaagaccGTTTTCCCTAAATGCTTTTTCAATCCTTTTCcagctttttcaatttttccgcTTTAGTACGGTAatgtgattttttaatatatttgatTTTACAGATGCCTCTTGAAAAGCCCGAGCCCAGCGAAGATATGATACAGCCAAAGTCTGAGTACCAAGACGACCAGGAGAGCGTAGAAGACCTTACGAACTTCGATGACGATATGAATGACCTGAACGAAATGGAACAAGACAACAGTAGGGCGGGCCCCAGTCATGATCCTTCCCAACATGCCGGTAAGCGTCACAAGTCTTATTTCCATTCATGTTTCATACATTTTATTGTCGAGtcgcttttttatttcttaatatATCAAACAAATCAATGTCGAGAACAGCAAGCCTCAGATATTTATGCGTACGCTCGTCCGAAAGAAAAATGTGAGATTGTGTTGAGTACACATAAGAGATAGAACCATTGGCTTCACGACGTTCACCTATTTTGTGATTAGAAAATTGATAAGTTTGCTCGTAATCTAATAACggaaaaacaatatttcttaTCGGTCAACACGGCGCGAATGTGATTAGACCAACTGTCGATTGCTGTGACGCGTTCGTTTAGTTGatttttgccatttttcttttttattggtGTTATTTAATGGGATGCATTTAAAAATGTTGCTTCTTGTTTTTCTACAAAATTGAAATgatcgattttattatttaatcatcGTTTGAGTATTTGGAAGAAAGGATTTTAGCTTGTTAATGTTTTTTAAAGGTACTGGctgcaaaattattttcttgtaTTTGGTAAATACTGTAAAACCTCTGTCAAGAAATCTTCGAACTGTTGTactataatatttcaaaaactaTTGTAATCTTGATACCGTGTTACATTTACTTTATGGATCAAACtcaagaaaataatttaaggtTTCAGTACTTATTTATGGAACAGTCCCCaatctaaaatcatttatcAAGAGCTAATTAGTTGTTGAGAGTTGAATAATGTATTCAACTCTTGGCAATTGTTCGATAGCTCTGATTATAAAGAAAGTGATCTTCGCTACATCAGTTTATGATTCGTTACTATTCGTGTGAAACCAATCCCACTTTCATGTGAAGTATTAATGATTCAAAATACAGAAAGCATCAAACTATCATTGTTCATGTGGAATAAATCACAATTCTATATGCGCAGTCATAATTTGTGCTAATACCAAATTGCATATCCCATTAGTTTCCGTCGTATACTGAACAGGAAAGAAtaagtaaaatcaataaatttcaatgaatAGAAAAACAAGAGCAAATATGCAATCAGCTCCCAAAAATACTAcggttaaaaagaaaaatgggCGTTAGAGCATGGGTTTCTCCTCGTTGCAGGTGGGTTGTCGTTGGGTCGCGGCGCAAACAATCACGTAGTAGGCTCGCCGCGCTCTCGTTCGCAATCCACCTCCAACAGCAGGCAGAACCCAGCCTCGGTGGTGCTCGGGGCCCTGGGCGTTCCAGCCTGGGGCGCCTCGCATTTCCTGGCCTCGTATCCTAGGAAAAGCGTCGCGAGACGCCGTCCCCAGCTGGCCCACGGGGCCGAGGTCGACGTTGCCGCGTTGCTGCGCTCGCTTGCAAGCAAGCAGGGCAGGAAGTATAGCTTAGACTCGGTTAAAATGTCGCTGGAGGCGATACTACAACAGGGCGTTAGTACGACCCAAGCCTCGGAGATGTACGGCATCAATCGGTCTACCCTGCAgttctatttgaaaaagttGAACGTCGtgaggaggaggtggaggcAGCCGCCTGCAGCTGATGCCGCTGCTTCTGCCTCTGCCACCAGTAGTTCCGGCCAATAAACTGTTCTTTTCTCTGAATCCTTGTTGAATTGCTGGTAGTAACAcagctttttttaaaaaaagtctgAAGCCAACGACTAATAGAGCTTGGTGGTCTATCCTTTCTTCTTCGCTTCGTTGGCagattaaaatttgtattaaaatccTTCTGC
This genomic interval carries:
- the LOC100123363 gene encoding longitudinals lacking protein isoform X18, whose translation is MEDDQQFCLRWNNHQSTIIQNFDTLLESGTLVDCTLAAEGKYLKAHKVVLSACSPYFEGLLSEHYDKHPVFILKDVKFKELKAMMDYMYRGEVNISQDQLTALLKAAESLQIKGLSDSRTDKGTGNTGNTTTGGSKDNTRPAKTASSTAAASASAAAVDIPHTSSGLTIEKNSKVPRQSIQQVSVSDQLENSASPQLRGHSSREGSQSPTRKRKRLRRRSLGNDDNSMENHEASNSSDVNMTAPALGVAPVAEEKSQADPADSIGRSALMQQLTKPADEMLQMPLEKPEPSEDMIQPKSEYQDDQESVEDLTNFDDDMNDLNEMEQDNSRAGPSHDPSQHAGMPSWHIAGDRSNASVVGAAAGPGAGDEVFLAAAEAAQAQRDSQGNGLKPPPLKPINGSGERLNGKKNPEVNRKSKEYVERYTCPPELIWLHCPKCSDSFEKPPRKKITACEHCSTPYQLQCSKCRKIFRKYMTLYCHIKAICGNSNPEPTQQPLDGRVACSECGTRFSSYENLKRHKRLTCKRQAALQCNSCPFVSKYKASMELHKKTKHGNLGTEDLYKCKWCGKTFRHSQTLKRHETYNCGKEKGFSCGHCDYKCYLKYQLKNHMRSKHERLFWNGKK
- the LOC100123363 gene encoding longitudinals lacking protein, isoforms H/M/V isoform X19; amino-acid sequence: MEDDQQFCLRWNNHQSTIIQNFDTLLESGTLVDCTLAAEGKYLKAHKVVLSACSPYFEGLLSEHYDKHPVFILKDVKFKELKAMMDYMYRGEVNISQDQLTALLKAAESLQIKGLSDSRTDKGTGNTGNTTTGGSKDNTRPAKTASSTAAASASAAAVDIPHTSSGLTIEKNSKVPRQSIQQVSVSDQLENSASPQLRGHSSREGSQSPTRKRKRLRRRSLGNDDNSMENHEASNSSDVNMTAPALGVAPVAEEKSQADPADSIGRSALMQQLTKPADEMLQMPLEKPEPSEDMIQPKSEYQDDQESVEDLTNFDDDMNDLNEMEQDNSRAGPSHDPSQHAGMPSWHIAGDRSNASVVGAAAGPGAGDEVFLAAAEAAQAQRDSQVLEPRNAVIVKEEPYLNYEYPNHSTISYGSVRVKPEYTDVQLSIKVLDVTSISLNEMEKLSRGHNTILENPLALARRNRLNRLRNSVISPPRITDYEEKPELPRPSNAVATVLQEQDQEEEQDNKQQVFHEIFAHEIESDQQQLLRPVKIEGINDYVKRKRGRPRKIRQGPFLPLMDKVVVNGQIQKRKRGRPRKSENGPIVQKEEPDKSYELAKKPDNHYFSEEILMTRLRNKRL
- the LOC100123363 gene encoding longitudinals lacking protein, isoforms H/M/V isoform X12; the protein is MEDDQQFCLRWNNHQSTIIQNFDTLLESGTLVDCTLAAEGKYLKAHKVVLSACSPYFEGLLSEHYDKHPVFILKDVKFKELKAMMDYMYRGEVNISQDQLTALLKAAESLQIKGLSDSRTDKGTGNTGNTTTGGSKDNTRPAKTASSTAAASASAAAVDIPHTSSGLTIEKNSKVPRQSIQQVSVSDQLENSASPQLRGHSSREGSQSPTRKRKRLRRRSLGNDDNSMENHEASNSSDVNMTAPALGVAPVAEEKSQADPADSIGRSALMQQLTKPADEMLQMPLEKPEPSEDMIQPKSEYQDDQESVEDLTNFDDDMNDLNEMEQDNSRAGPSHDPSQHAGMPSWHIAGDRSNASVVGAAAGPGAGDEVFLAAAEAAQAQRDSQDTPIASKNGKDDVEVDVVSAEEEQIAGTSKSSSKDASSDSTNKPAKKVNKNIMTWINMESIKLKVEPLFEDENRSETEESSEHVINPVNALKDLKTCRVSLESIKTEDTGSLDRNANKEVPKPGTSKNKSKNKKDKKKKKKSRNAECICDALKAQGKPLLIKNSKRCFSLYDFRCPYCNFKGSSASDGTLQDHLLVSHADSITYGRASVKYCGRYMNRLKKARNTRPKTATSENILDCPKCPGTFSKKTTLKFHGCCQRYVCVWCPFTTGKITEIHQHVAQH
- the LOC100123363 gene encoding longitudinals lacking protein, isoforms H/M/V isoform X20 encodes the protein MEDDQQFCLRWNNHQSTIIQNFDTLLESGTLVDCTLAAEGKYLKAHKVVLSACSPYFEGLLSEHYDKHPVFILKDVKFKELKAMMDYMYRGEVNISQDQLTALLKAAESLQIKGLSDSRTDKGTGNTGNTTTGGSKDNTRPAKTASSTAAASASAAAVDIPHTSSGLTIEKNSKVPRQSIQQVSVSDQLENSASPQLRGHSSREGSQSPTRKRKRLRRRSLGNDDNSMENHEASNSSDVNMTAPALGVAPVAEEKSQADPADSIGRSALMQQLTKPADEMLQMPLEKPEPSEDMIQPKSEYQDDQESVEDLTNFDDDMNDLNEMEQDNSRAGPSHDPSQHAGMPSWHIAGDRSNASVVGAAAGPGAGDEVFLAAAEAAQAQRDSQGFVFVDVENKEFQSAERRLQKKQPKPGAAVTLERLSGYVEDLLTDAPVIHLENIAGKSEFETAVLMRLAQMSNDITSVKQRQDAIPREIASISVAHLENPITDFFAKYKVKIPMTTLEEFADFEQKLKTNINFRNDIYLDLRTHIDKNDVISKSMVRMLKKFMVKGLANMFTAVRTSKVNKNKIKFKPTEFCMMMDATIMKTRNEKSLTTKPEDLLAALTDVLSNVKKWKG
- the LOC100123363 gene encoding longitudinals lacking protein, isoforms H/M/V isoform X11; translated protein: MEDDQQFCLRWNNHQSTIIQNFDTLLESGTLVDCTLAAEGKYLKAHKVVLSACSPYFEGLLSEHYDKHPVFILKDVKFKELKAMMDYMYRGEVNISQDQLTALLKAAESLQIKGLSDSRTDKGTGNTGNTTTGGSKDNTRPAKTASSTAAASASAAAVDIPHTSSGLTIEKNSKVPRQSIQQVSVSDQLENSASPQLRGHSSREGSQSPTRKRKRLRRRSLGNDDNSMENHEASNSSDVNMTAPALGVAPVAEEKSQADPADSIGRSALMQQLTKPADEMLQMPLEKPEPSEDMIQPKSEYQDDQESVEDLTNFDDDMNDLNEMEQDNSRAGPSHDPSQHAGMPSWHIAGDRSNASVVGAAAGPGAGDEVFLAAAEAAQAQRDSQDKNFIKTRSKVKRESNIDEVIMVDDSSTVREVYYVKEHVTLSDESNNEEEVSDTLDLSDANYELTCCSSCGKVSKLVSWSRDLCCDSCGSNVEYRCGRCHKHYMRIKSLRFHLRYDCNKSANYNCSQCSYVTKRKASLQLHEKSQHTVLDKLHSCSNCGKRYKHRFHMLGHEKLCGKGCVFKCELCTYECDKPSNLKSHIRNMHTDESELQYYQCTLCKKLYKHSRSFYKHKKVCGQEPKILCAHCDDKFLHKTKLLTHLKREHLEEVWPDLNGRLEPIKKKKVAAKQTKK
- the LOC100123363 gene encoding longitudinals lacking protein, isoforms H/M/V isoform X14, producing MEDDQQFCLRWNNHQSTIIQNFDTLLESGTLVDCTLAAEGKYLKAHKVVLSACSPYFEGLLSEHYDKHPVFILKDVKFKELKAMMDYMYRGEVNISQDQLTALLKAAESLQIKGLSDSRTDKGTGNTGNTTTGGSKDNTRPAKTASSTAAASASAAAVDIPHTSSGLTIEKNSKVPRQSIQQVSVSDQLENSASPQLRGHSSREGSQSPTRKRKRLRRRSLGNDDNSMENHEASNSSDVNMTAPALGVAPVAEEKSQADPADSIGRSALMQQLTKPADEMLQMPLEKPEPSEDMIQPKSEYQDDQESVEDLTNFDDDMNDLNEMEQDNSRAGPSHDPSQHAGMPSWHIAGDRSNASVVGAAAGPGAGDEVFLAAAEAAQAQRDSQETSLNPRPFLAIREIRSLRPSADYNPFAKRKTKYNKHRESDEDFIIDDDYNDDEDDSDYDDEDHKDNIKNYSNQAFEDPRLMPFGLNITGNRSDYTPDQLDFISMTMNRKLKKLESFKLINFYCPNCNKSQPRSCTDGSAIKFCSSCGQQLRYQCSRCPDKVYSVLASAQRHVHGECVNPIKLSCFFCDYQTARKYRLITHIRNKHSHENQEQPMKKKRIKKTTFKRWKLGRKCKICKQKFKTVVWYQKHVKKCQAEKNVIAIKSEAIDEVEEVQDVE
- the LOC100123363 gene encoding longitudinals lacking protein, isoforms H/M/V isoform X17 — its product is MEDDQQFCLRWNNHQSTIIQNFDTLLESGTLVDCTLAAEGKYLKAHKVVLSACSPYFEGLLSEHYDKHPVFILKDVKFKELKAMMDYMYRGEVNISQDQLTALLKAAESLQIKGLSDSRTDKGTGNTGNTTTGGSKDNTRPAKTASSTAAASASAAAVDIPHTSSGLTIEKNSKVPRQSIQQVSVSDQLENSASPQLRGHSSREGSQSPTRKRKRLRRRSLGNDDNSMENHEASNSSDVNMTAPALGVAPVAEEKSQADPADSIGRSALMQQLTKPADEMLQMPLEKPEPSEDMIQPKSEYQDDQESVEDLTNFDDDMNDLNEMEQDNSRAGPSHDPSQHAGMPSWHIAGDRSNASVVGAAAGPGAGDEVFLAAAEAAQAQRDSQVSSTDIGSPTSQYYLDFEIVKQEEIEPEIDVINFDEDEPSMLTTTDSAVSSSSLSTKSKEVPSPKPAKKSQLKLCKPVSVKLERESDSLIGWLTVVKTEPLHPKTTYKCNNCSQIFQAKLYLRRHLRYCAKFYNYRCPYCDYYQLKFSNDLRDHITKNHRNYKRFCRVSFESSTNTTGDYKNRKSIDSDRFLCPHCPASFLREKRLKAHLKTECRTKIACLWCSKVFKAFSNLSQHCQEVHNKSL
- the LOC100123363 gene encoding longitudinals lacking protein, isoforms A/B/D/L isoform X13, with translation MEDDQQFCLRWNNHQSTIIQNFDTLLESGTLVDCTLAAEGKYLKAHKVVLSACSPYFEGLLSEHYDKHPVFILKDVKFKELKAMMDYMYRGEVNISQDQLTALLKAAESLQIKGLSDSRTDKGTGNTGNTTTGGSKDNTRPAKTASSTAAASASAAAVDIPHTSSGLTIEKNSKVPRQSIQQVSVSDQLENSASPQLRGHSSREGSQSPTRKRKRLRRRSLGNDDNSMENHEASNSSDVNMTAPALGVAPVAEEKSQADPADSIGRSALMQQLTKPADEMLQMPLEKPEPSEDMIQPKSEYQDDQESVEDLTNFDDDMNDLNEMEQDNSRAGPSHDPSQHAGMPSWHIAGDRSNASVVGAAAGPGAGDEVFLAAAEAAQAQRDSQATIDCEIKPEPNNLDEDRILASMIIKVENEHFVECKNEQTMSVSNAILSYFSIDEYRNSCGPKADVKRQKSERLLFDKEQELQELNSSKSRAAKTKAQEMIKEEAEVTAAFYRSLRTQRFQSTKHRKSEVRRVTYTCDQCGSNFKTKKLVRKHIIYHCNKLYKYSCPHCSDYLKFFAYEIYAHIKRHHVGKDIYCVDLHDDTYKTTNFKNKYKKQDKPFKCKKCPRGFLTDCRLRRHRQYECNIKKMIQCEYCDFETKYRSHMNRHVVRLHKKIMEDTKK
- the LOC100123363 gene encoding longitudinals lacking protein, isoforms H/M/V isoform X21, encoding MEDDQQFCLRWNNHQSTIIQNFDTLLESGTLVDCTLAAEGKYLKAHKVVLSACSPYFEGLLSEHYDKHPVFILKDVKFKELKAMMDYMYRGEVNISQDQLTALLKAAESLQIKGLSDSRTDKGTGNTGNTTTGGSKDNTRPAKTASSTAAASASAAAVDIPHTSSGLTIEKNSKVPRQSIQQVSVSDQLENSASPQLRGHSSREGSQSPTRKRKRLRRRSLGNDDNSMENHEASNSSDVNMTAPALGVAPVAEEKSQADPADSIGRSALMQQLTKPADEMLQMPLEKPEPSEDMIQPKSEYQDDQESVEDLTNFDDDMNDLNEMEQDNSRAGPSHDPSQHAGMPSWHIAGDRSNASVVGAAAGPGAGDEVFLAAAEAAQAQRDSQADNLANETDTNAVSDEDVIILDNDSSDVDEKKPDSKQLQSFDAGRTSMEKIFVKEETNVSSDDFAYLDASHGYESEDQDIQIKIEDVRTLTSSHYDEPSTSYQTNSKVVLPRMSVSSDSSTRILLFCSHCGRKSAHPKSKNRNCGSLETFVAPIQAANT
- the LOC100123363 gene encoding longitudinals lacking protein, isoforms A/B/D/L isoform X16, which encodes MEDDQQFCLRWNNHQSTIIQNFDTLLESGTLVDCTLAAEGKYLKAHKVVLSACSPYFEGLLSEHYDKHPVFILKDVKFKELKAMMDYMYRGEVNISQDQLTALLKAAESLQIKGLSDSRTDKGTGNTGNTTTGGSKDNTRPAKTASSTAAASASAAAVDIPHTSSGLTIEKNSKVPRQSIQQVSVSDQLENSASPQLRGHSSREGSQSPTRKRKRLRRRSLGNDDNSMENHEASNSSDVNMTAPALGVAPVAEEKSQADPADSIGRSALMQQLTKPADEMLQMPLEKPEPSEDMIQPKSEYQDDQESVEDLTNFDDDMNDLNEMEQDNSRAGPSHDPSQHAGMPSWHIAGDRSNASVVGAAAGPGAGDEVFLAAAEAAQAQRDSQVAFDIHSEFRGFTKIELQRTLAYLQKWDMLMSRHMAPNLPEIMPEFYLKKSHTRFLCTECPKEFTCKSDLWKHAQTKCGQHRKPNQLAMVKPDAPTEDFSTSVPEISTSNDKKPTTNGSKARRCRRRPVKYKVPSDSEIDQPFSFPRSTHSTRLRQSNSLNPKPIEDKKIKLVDLDLVQERKKFACDKCPKRFSAKQGLSQHTKYECRKEPRFECVYCPYKCNRPWVINEHLRREHSGKAMHYFDRDSET
- the LOC100123363 gene encoding longitudinals lacking protein, isoforms H/M/V isoform X15; translated protein: MEDDQQFCLRWNNHQSTIIQNFDTLLESGTLVDCTLAAEGKYLKAHKVVLSACSPYFEGLLSEHYDKHPVFILKDVKFKELKAMMDYMYRGEVNISQDQLTALLKAAESLQIKGLSDSRTDKGTGNTGNTTTGGSKDNTRPAKTASSTAAASASAAAVDIPHTSSGLTIEKNSKVPRQSIQQVSVSDQLENSASPQLRGHSSREGSQSPTRKRKRLRRRSLGNDDNSMENHEASNSSDVNMTAPALGVAPVAEEKSQADPADSIGRSALMQQLTKPADEMLQMPLEKPEPSEDMIQPKSEYQDDQESVEDLTNFDDDMNDLNEMEQDNSRAGPSHDPSQHAGMPSWHIAGDRSNASVVGAAAGPGAGDEVFLAAAEAAQAQRDSQDVDIVWIKDEEKIKKTIKKEFSDNEEQGRIATAKKKPVVNKNKFQVVTVKQEFVDDRTESGNTIFVRPDLVAEKCILPDLRTDTHANTIEDEETDEEDDDHILSAELIKKLRAKPQSPRLVAAVKEEIKIAQRTPEKIAYKIVTPATPHPIDTFEGWCMRNVSKHEYKPPVIPGVTHHRTIVRPTTSRPNLKREAPYRMTANLRMALEAVDKGANYADTAAIYGFTAERLMHIKKLEKENPDYIFYRDFLQTKKKR